From Armatimonadota bacterium:
GTCCTCGAGGGGCGTTCCATTGACGGTGATGCTCGCGCCCTTCACCCAGGCCGGAACGCGAACGAGCAGGGGGAAGGTGGTTGCTTCGGCGATGGATACGGTCAAGCGGATCGAGCCGGCAAACGGGTAGGCGGTCGTCTCGGAAATCGTGACGTCAACTCCACCGGCCACTTTGGCCTTCACAACGCTCGGGCCGTACGCAACAACCGCCAATCCGCCGTCCAGCGTGGCCATCCACATATGGGCAACCAGTTTCGGCCAGCCCTGGTGGTAGTTGGCCGTACAGCAGCCGAAATTGGGCTCCAGGCCGTAAGTGTTGGAATCCGGCAGATTGTTCGTCCATTGTCGCGGTGCGACTGTACACAGGACCTGATTCACCTGCTGGTCGTACTGATGCGCCCACATATCCGGCGTGAACGTCGCGGGAAGCGCGTTGTAGGCGATGCGTTCGAGGCGATCTCCGAACGCGGGATCCCCGAGGCACGCGGTCAGCAACTCCAGCGAATACATGTACTCGACCACGGCGCACAACTCGGTACCCTGCGACGGGTCTTTCCCCGCATAATGCTCGTCGCCCGTGAAAACGCCGGTGACCTGTCCGTGGTACTCGTCCAGCATCTCCATCGTCCGGTAGACGCTGGCGCGGTCGCCGTCGTCACCTGTGATACTCCAGGCAGTGCCGCCGGACTTGACCGCCATCGCGCTGTTGACGACGTGGTTGTCCCGCGTGCAGTCTTCGGGTGGGGTTTTCACCGTGTACCGGAAATTCTCGAAGTGGTCGCGCCAGTCGTAACCCTGCTTGCGGACGGTGTCGGCTACGTCCGCGATCCATGCCTCGCCGGTCTGCCGGTAGAGCCACAACAGGCTGATCGCCAGATCGGCCCAGCGGTGCTGTCCCCAGTCGAACAGCGGGCGTTCATCCAGCGTGTCCTTCAGATAGCGGGCGAAGCCTGTCATGACCGTAAGCACGCGCTCATCTCCGGTCGCTTCAAAGTGCTGTGTGAGGGCCTTCAGGACAATGGCGACAGGCCATTGATCGTAAGGCTTCCTGTCCAGCGCCTGTACGGGGCCGATCCAGCCGTCGGCGGTCTGCATCCCCAGAATCGAATCGGTCCACCGCTTAGCCATGGCTTTCAGCCGGTCATCGTCCAGTACGTAAGCGAGGGCGATGAGTCCATCCAGGTAGTACGGGCCGCGTTCCCAGCCCTCGGTCTCGCCGCCCAGCCACATGGAGTCCGGGCCGACATCCGGCCAGAATTCCTCCAGGTGTCCGGTCAGCCCGTTCGCCTGCACGCGGCACTGGTCCAACAGCCAGCCGAGCGGCTTTACGGAGCCGAGAGGGAGCGGTATGAGGGCTTCGGCCTTCAGGGGTGGCCGATTGACTGGGTAAAGGCTCATGTGTGGAATCCTCAGGCGAAAAAGACCGGCAAGATGCAAGGGGCCGCCCGCGCATCGCGCGAACGACCCCTGAATGGTGGACCTGGGGGGATTCGAACCCCCGACCTCCTCGTTGCGAACGAGGCGCTCTCCCAACTGAGCCACAGGCCCGGACCACGCTTAGTATAACACGCGAGGGGAAGCGCGTCAAACCCCCGGAATGGCCGTTCCGTTCAACGGTGACCTATAGTGGAATACAGTGCCGCGACTATTCGGCGCCTGCCCTTCGGCGGAACACCGGGGTCCCTCAATCGGGAGATCGCGGCCTTCTGCTGGGGGGCGGGAAACAGCAATCGGAGAAGAAAGCCTATGGACGACGAGATGGAGACAGCAACCCCCACGGGTGCAGCGAAAGCCGGAACCAATTACCACGCCCAATTGATCCCAGAGACCGAACCCTACACCGCTTTGTCGATTATCCCTCTCGGAGGGGCCTGCGAAATCGGCAAAAACATGACAGTCTACGAGCAAGGCAACGACATCATCGTCGTCGATTGCGGCCTTATGTTCCCGCAGGCGGAACAGTTGGGTGTAGACGTCGTCATCCCCGACATCTCGTACCTGCTGATGCATCAGGCGAAGGTCAGGGCGATATTCCTGACCCATGGGCATGAGGACCACATCGGCGCCTTGCCGTATGTTCTCGCGCAGATAAACGTCCCGATCTACGCAACACGGCTCACCATGGCGCTCATCAAGTCGAAATTCGATGAATACGACATGTGGGATGACATCGAAGCGCATGAGGTCCAAGACAGCGAAACCGTCAAGGCCGGCGCCTTCGAGGTCCAGTTCATCCACGTTGCCCACTCCATCCCGGACGCGTGCAGCCTGGCTATTCGAACGGAGATGGGCACGGTCATCCAGACCAGCGATTTCAAGTTCGACCAGACACCCGTGGATAACCGGCCGAGCGATTACGCGACCTTCAGCCGCTATGGCGACGAAGGGGTACTGGCCCTTGTATCGGACACGACCAACGTCGTCCGTGCGGGGCACACGCCCAGCGAGCGCACGGTGGTCAAAGCGCTGGACGAGATCTTCAGGACGGCGACCGGCCGCATCATCCTTGCGACGTTCGCGTCCAATATCAACCGCGTGGGCCAGGTCATCAAGGTTGCGGAGAAGCACGGGCGGAAAGTTGCGGTTGTCGGCCGAAGCATGGAGAAGAACGTCAAGATCGCCATCGCCCTCGGGTACATCGAGGCCCAGGACGGCACGCTGATCACGGCCGGGCAAGTTGAGCAGCAGCCGGCTTCCCAGGTGGCGATCATCACGACAGGGAGTCAGGGTGAACCGCTGGCGGCTCTTTCACGCATGGCAACGGACGACCACAAGAAGATTCAGATCGATCCGGGCGATACCGTCGTGCTGAGCAGCACCCCCATCCCCGGCAACGAGAACGAGGTGTACCGGGTGGTGAACAACCTGTTCCGCCTGGGCGCCAATGTGATCTACAGCGAGCAGAACCCCGGCATCCACGTGAGCGGACACGGCAGTCGCGACGAGTTGACCATGATGATCAACCTCACGCGTCCTCAATACCTGGTCCCTGTGCACGGAGAGTATCGCCACGTCGTTACGTTCGGACGGATGGCCGCCGACCTCGGGTTTAAACCGGACCAGGTGCTCGCGCCGGAGGTGGGGGATATCCTGGAGTTTACCGACGAGGGCGCCGAGATCGTGGGGCGTGTGCCCAGCAGCGGAAGCGTGATGGTGGACGGGATCGGCGTCGGCGACGTCGGCGATGTTGTCCTGCGAGACCGGCGGCATCTCGCCGATGAAGGCATCGTTATCGTAACGCTCGCCCTCCACAGCGCGACAGGGGACATCGTCTCGGCGCCGGATATCGTCAGCCGCGGATTTGTTCTCGAAACCGAGAGCGAGGATCTGTACGAGCGGGCGAAGGAAGTCGTCCTGAAGGAACTGGCCGACATCGAGCCTGATTATACCGGTGAATGGACCGTTGTGAAGACCGACCTGCGCCGCGCGCTCAACAAGTTCTTCCGGGCGGAAACGCGCCGCCAGCCGATGGTTCTCCCGGTGATTGTGGAGGTCTAGTGGAAAGCGCCGCACGTCCGCCGCGACGCAGTGGATCCCGGTTCTCTCTCGTCCCGCCGGACGGGTCGGCCGCCGGGACGGTGCTATACTAACGCCGTGAATTGGGTTGACGGCGTGATTTTGGGCATCGTCATCGTCTATGCGCTCACGGGTCTGCGCCGAGGGTTCCTCGCGGGATTCGCGGAGGTACTGACGATATTCGTTGCATTCGGGGTTGCGATCGAGCTCTTTCGACCGTTGGGCTCGACGCTGTCACACGCACGGGGCTGGCGGCCGGGCATCACTCAGGGCGTGGCCTTTGTGCTCTTGTGGCTGGGCGTTCAACTGGTCCTTGGCCAGGCCGTGCATTGGTGGCACAAACGGCTTCCCGAGGAGACCCGCAAGGCACAGGCCAATCGAATACTGGGGCTTCTGCCCGCCGGGATGAAAGGTCTCGTCGCCGCCGCGCTTTTCGCCACCATGCTGAGCCTTTCCCCTGGCGGAAGCGCTTCGTCCGACGCCGAGGCGTCCCGCCTGGGACCGCCGATGGTTTCGGTGGTCATGGCTTCGGAGAAGGCGGCGTACAACACGTTTGGCGACGCGATCAGCGAGATTCAGGACTTGTACGGGCCGTCCGGTGAGGTGTTGGGGTCCCGTGGCCTGCAGTTCAAGACCACCCACGTGGCGCCGGACCCGGTTGCGGAGGCGGCCATGCTGGGGCTTCTGAACGCGGAGCGTGAAAAGCGGCATTTGAAGCCGTTGACCGCCGATGAGCGGTTGCGGAAAATCGCCCGGAGGCATTCGGCGGATATGCTGGCGAAAGGCTATTTTGCGCATAACTCGCCGGATGGAACGACGCCCTTCACCCGCATGCAGGATGCCGGCATCACGTATAGGGTGGCCGGGGAGAACCTGGCGCTTGCTCTGACGGTTGAGACCGCGCACGATCGCCTGATGCGCAGCAAGGGTCACCGTGACAATATACTGGACCCGGAGTTCGGCAAAGTGGGGATAGGCGCCATGCGCACGGATGTGCGCGGCACGATGTTTACACAGGATTTCACGGATTGAGGAGCGGTGGTTGACGGGATGACGTTACTGTCCATACTGAAGAGCAAGATACACAGGGCTACCGTTACGGATTGCTGCATCGACTATGTGGGAAGTGTGGGTATTGACGAGGACCTGATGGAGCGGACCGAACTGCAGCCCAACGAACACGTGCATGTGTGGAACGTAACAAACGGCGCGCGGCTTGAAACCTATGTAATCCCGTGTCCGCGCGGATCGGGCGTGATCTCCTTGAACGGCGCCGCCGCCCATCACGCGAAGGTGGGCGACAAGGTGATCATCGCATCGTTCTGCCTGACGGATGCGCCGTCCAAGCCCAAGATGGTGCTTGTGGACGAAAACAACCGGTTTGCGTCATGGCTCGATTCGGAGCCGCCGTTGACGGCTTTGGAGGTCTGAACGTGGCTGAAGGCTGGTTTGGAAAGAGATTCAAACGCGACGAAGTGCGGCAGCGCATCGCGGATGTGGCTGAAGGCATGTGGGACAAGTGTCCCAGATGTGGCGAGATCCAGTACAGCGCGGAACTCGTGCGGAACTGGAAGGTCTGCAAGAAATGCGCGTTTCACTTCCGGCTCACGGCGCAGGAGCGTATTGATCTTCTCGCGGATGAGCCCGAGGCCTTCGAGCGCTGGGATGAGGACCTGACCACGGTGAACCCGCTCGCGTTTCCTCTTTACCTCGAGAAACTCGAGGGGCATAAGGAGAAGACGGGCTTGTCCGAGGCCATCGTCACCGGCGAGGCCCGCATCGGGGGTGTTACCGTGGCGCTTGGCATCACGGATCCTCATTTCAAGATGGGCACGATGAACAGCGTGGTGGGCGAGCGCATCGCATTGTGCGCGGAGCGTGCGATCGACCGGCGGATCCCGCTGGTGCTGGTATGCGGCAGTGGCGGCGGCGCGCGCATGGAGGAAGGGATCCTCAGCCTGATGCAGATGGCAAAGACGTCCGCCGTGCTTGGCCGGTTCAAAGCCGAAACCCGCTCGTTCTACATTTCCGTTCTCACCGACCCTTCCATGGGCGGCACGTTGGCGAGTTGGGCCAGCCTGGGCCACGTTGCCTATGCCGAACCCGGTGCGATGATCGGGTTCGCCGGACAGCGCGTATCGGCGCAGGTACAGAGCGGGAAGGTGCCTGCAAACTACCAGTCCAGCGAGTTCCAGTTGGAGCACGGGCAGGCTGACGCCATCGTTCATCGCAAGGACCTTAAGGATACCATCGCCCGTACGTTGCAGTGGGCCGCATAGAAGCCTTCGCCTTACGCACCGAATTGCACATCCGTTGGACTCCGGCGGACTACCGTCCGCTGTCTGGCCACGTACTTCGAACTTGATACTCGAAACTCATCAGATATGTTGAAAAACGCCCTCGATTTTGAGAAGCCAATCGCCGAACTTGACGCGGAGATGGTGAGCATCCAGGCCCAACTGCAGGACGGCGGCCTGGAACAATGGTGCCGAGACCACGGCCGCGACTACGCCGCGGAATTTGCGAAACTGGACGCGGGCCTGCAGCAACTCAAACGTGACCGGGAGCGCCTCATGAAAGACATCTTCAGCAAGCTGACGCCTTGGGAAAAAACACAAGTTGCGCGACATCGCGACCGCCCTCATACGGTTGACATGATCCGCCTTCTTTGCGAGGACTTCCTGGAGCTTCACGGCGATCGCCAATACGCGGATGATGCCGCCATCCTTGGCGGAATCGCCCGTATTGCGGGGCGCGACGTGCTGGTCCTGGGGCATGAAAAAGGCCGGGATCTCAAGGAGAAGGTGCGCCGGAATTACGGCAGCGCGAAGCCCGAAGGCTATCGCAAGGCCGTTCGCCTGATGAAGCTTGCCGAGCGCGCGCGAAAGCCCGTCGTCGTATTTGTGGACACCAGCGCCGCGGACTCTTCGCTGGGGTCCGAAGAACGCGGCATCAGCGAGGCGATCGCAAAGGCGATGGAAGAGATGGCCATGCTGAAGACCCCGACCGTAGTGGTTGTGCTGGGCGAGGGCGGCAGCGGCGGCGCCATCGGACTCGGGGTGGGGGATCGGATCCTCATGCTCGAACACGCGATATACTCGGTCATCCCGCCTGAAGGCTGCGCCAATATACTCTGGCGCGACGCGGCCAAGGCGGACCAGGCGGCCGATGCCCTGAAACTGACCGCCCAGGACGCCCTGCGCCTCGGCGTGATCGATGAAGTCCTGCCGGAACCGCTCGGCGGCGCCCATAGAAGCCCAGAGCTTACGGCCCTTGCTGTGAAAGATGCCGTGGTGGCCGCCCTCGATACCCTTGCCGAATTGTCCTGCGAGGACCTGCTGCGCGAACGATATGAGAAATTCCGGCGAATGGGCCAGTGGTCGCTTCCTGATGCTCCTCTGGTAGCGGATGGCTTGACGGCCGTCGGATAACTGCAGCCGAGGTGAACGAGCCGCTGCGCGACAATATCCCGCCGCCAGCGGAAAAAAACTGTTGAAAACTCTTTCCTCAATGTGGAACGAGGAAAAGAGGAGTGATTCAACAGTGAACGGTGCCGTAAACTACCGATGGAGCATTTGTCTGGCCGCTATGTCCGCCATAGCCGCCTGTTCGATTTCCTCTGTTCAAGGGATTGCCCCGGCGACCATATTCTGGCGCGGCCTGGTTGCCTTCGCGATGGTCTGGGCGTTCCAGTGGAGCCTCTTGGCGGCCTGGGACATCCTGGGCGACGAAACGCCTACGCCGCAACGGGCTCAGGTTCGTCAAGGCGGAGCGTAAGGCATCTCGCAGCGCCCCCCGCCCGCATGAATTCACCCAGTGGGGTTTCGACGCACCGCAGCCCCCATTCCCCAAGCCGGGCCTTCAGGCCCGATGTCGCGCGGTTCATCACAATGGCCCCGTTCAGGCAGACCGCGTTGCAGGCGAAGGCTTCGGCATCCTCCTCGGACACGGCGAGCCTCTGATCTTCAGGCACGGCTCCCTCTATTCGACGCACGCTCTCCGGGTCGAATGCCGGTGGATAATAGAGGAGCCTCCCACCGCTTATGGGGCAGAAACACGTATCCAGGTGGTAGAATCGGGGATCCACCAGCCTCAACGGCTGAACCGACAGACCGGAGGGCTCTACGATATCGCGCAAAGCCGACGCCGCGGGCAGCCCCGTCCGGAAACCGTATCCCAGCCACAGGACAGGCCGGCCGCGGTCGTAGAGGGCGTCGCCGGCGCCTTCAAAGAACACATCGTCGGGCAACGGGGTGATAGCGTACGCGGCATGCTCGGCCCAGCACGCGAAATGGGCCTCTTCGCCGGCCCGTTCCTGATGGCGGAACCGGCTTGGAACGAACCGGTCGCCGAACACCATACCGGCGTTGGCGGTGAAAACCATATCGGGCTGGTGTGGCGACGGGGCAATACACGTGATATCGGCCAGCGGGCTCAGAGCATCGTAAAGGGCCGACCATTGGCTCATGGCCTCCCGAGGGCGCACTTTTCCCGTCTGATCCGCCATCCACGGGTTGATGACGTACTCAACGCCGAAATACTCGGGGCTGCACATCAATATCCTGGGCCGTGCATTCGCGCACATAGCGACCTCCCGGTTACTGGGCCGATGGTTGGCGGGCGACGCTTCATCAGGTCGGCCGACACCTGCCGTATGTGATATCGGACGCTGCAACGCGCTACATTAACAAAGGAGTGCGCGTTCTGCCCGCCGAGATGCCGGGGATGACGTCGCCGCAAAGCCTATGCTAATTGAATCCAAACGCGACCTGGTCATCTTCTGCAACGACATAGCCGATGCGCCCGCCTTGTTCCTGGACACCGAATTTGTCGGCGAGGGACGCTACTACCCCGATATAGGGGCCATCCAGGTGGGGACGCCGGATGTCGCCGCCCTCGTGGACCCGATCGCGATTCCCGACCTCTCTCCCCTGCTGGAGCTTCTGGCCAACGAAAACACCATCAAGGTTTTTCACGCGGCCAACCAGGACCTTGCGATTTTCTATCGCCTCATGGGACGCGCCATGCGGCCGATCTGGGACACCCAGCTTGCCGCCGCCCTTCTGGGAAGCGACGAGCAGATCGCCTTTGTCAATCTCGTGGAGCGCTTGACCGGCAAGCGTCTCCGCAAGGAGCACTCGTTCACCAACTGGCTGCAAAGGCCGCTCGCGGCGGGACAGGTGGAATACGCGCTGGACGATGTACGCTACCTGATCCCCGTCTATGAAGAGCAGCGCCGGCAGATGGAAGAGTTGGGACGCCTGGACTGGGCCACGGAGGAATTCGCCCGGCTCGAACGGGATGAAACGTGGGCTCCCGCCGATCCTACAACGCTCTATCTCCGCATCCGGAATGTTGATCGCCTGAATGGGCGAACCCTGGCGATCCTCCGCGAACTGGTGGCGTGGCGCGAAGATACTGCCCGGAACGACAATATCCCCGCCGGGCGCATTGCCCGCGACGAAGTTCTTGTGGAACTCGCACGCCGCCCTCCGCCCGATGCGCGCCACCTGCGTGACATCCGGGGGTTGACCGCGCAGCAGGCCGACAGATACGGCCGGCAGATGATAGAAGCGGTAGTGGAAGGCGGCCGCGCGGCCCCTCCGCCAGCGCCTACAAGGCAGTCGTTCCCCTCGGCCATGGAGCCAACGGTTGACTTCCTGTTTGTGTGTCTGCGAAGTCTTGCGGTTGAGAAATCTGTCGCGACCGGCATGGTGGCGACGCGCGGTGACATGAGCCAGCTTGCGGTTCGCGGGGAAGAGGCCGATATCGCGCTGATGCGTGGGTGGAGGCGAAAGGCGTTTGGGGACGATCTCCTCGCGACCCTGGAAGGCAAAGCGACGGCGCGGATTATCCCCGAAACGCGGGAAGTTCATCTGGAGTGGCGGCGGGACTGACTCGGGTCAGCCCTTGTCGCCGGTGCGGTCTTGGTGGTCGGCGGCTTCTTCGGCTTTGGCGAGAGCACACTCGGCTTCGCGCTCAGACAACATCGATTCCGCAACTTCGTCGAGGTCCGGGTCGTAGTCGCCGGCCCAAACCTTCGCCTTGAGCCCCATCACGAGGCTGCTCCGTTGCGCATCGTACGCCTGCATCCCGGTGCGCACCGTGATTTCGTCGCGCGACATCACGCGCCGGGTCCAACCTTTCGACTGGTCCGGCGTTTCGCCATGAGACGGCGAATGTGTTTTGTGCGCCACTGCTACCCCCGTATTGCGCCCTAACGGTATCAAATCGATGCTCCATTTCTGGACACACCGGGCGCCTTGTTAGTGCCATCATGGAGTAATCGGTACATTTGTTCGCCCACTTTACCCAAGCCGAACAGATATCTTGACGTTGGTCCTGCATTTGGCTTACCCAATGGGGAGCGCGCCTAAACGGCCTTGACGCGAAAACAGGGACGTCCCGGTGGACGTCCCTGTCAAGAGTCGCGCGCTATCGCACGGAAGCGCCCGGCGGCAGATCGCCCTGGGGGCCCAGAAGGATCACCCTCCCATCCGCCTCGGCCGCGAGGAGCATCCCGTTGCTTTCAATGCCGCGGATCTTCGCCGGCTGAAGGTTGGCGACGACTATGATAGTGCGCCCGATCATTTCCTCCGGCGTGTAGTGCTGCGCGATGCCGGCGACGAGGTTTCGAGGCTCGTCCTCGCCCACGTCGATCGTCATCTGCAGCAGTTTGTCGGCCTTCGGAATGCGTTCGGCGGTCAGAACCTTCGCCACCTTCAACTGGACCTTCTTGAAGTCGTCGATGGTGATTCGTTCAATATCAGGGATATCCGGAGCCGCAACGGCCGGGGCAGGCGCCGTCACCGCTGGCTTGGCTTCAGGCTTGCGGGCGGGGTCTATCCGCGGGAATATTGGTGTGCCGGTTTCAACGCGTGTGCCCGGCGCCAGACGTTGCGGAGTGCAGGCGGAGGCCCAGGTCTCGGACGATAGCGGGGTGGTGCAACCCAATTGTTTCCAGATCGCCTCCGTTGCGTTTGGCATGAACGGTCGGAGCAGAATCGCCGCAGACCGAACGCAGTCCAGCACGGT
This genomic window contains:
- a CDS encoding acetyl-CoA carboxylase carboxyltransferase subunit alpha, which codes for MLKNALDFEKPIAELDAEMVSIQAQLQDGGLEQWCRDHGRDYAAEFAKLDAGLQQLKRDRERLMKDIFSKLTPWEKTQVARHRDRPHTVDMIRLLCEDFLELHGDRQYADDAAILGGIARIAGRDVLVLGHEKGRDLKEKVRRNYGSAKPEGYRKAVRLMKLAERARKPVVVFVDTSAADSSLGSEERGISEAIAKAMEEMAMLKTPTVVVVLGEGGSGGAIGLGVGDRILMLEHAIYSVIPPEGCANILWRDAAKADQAADALKLTAQDALRLGVIDEVLPEPLGGAHRSPELTALAVKDAVVAALDTLAELSCEDLLRERYEKFRRMGQWSLPDAPLVADGLTAVG
- a CDS encoding acetyl-CoA carboxylase carboxyltransferase subunit beta — translated: MARFGAAVDGFGGLNVAEGWFGKRFKRDEVRQRIADVAEGMWDKCPRCGEIQYSAELVRNWKVCKKCAFHFRLTAQERIDLLADEPEAFERWDEDLTTVNPLAFPLYLEKLEGHKEKTGLSEAIVTGEARIGGVTVALGITDPHFKMGTMNSVVGERIALCAERAIDRRIPLVLVCGSGGGARMEEGILSLMQMAKTSAVLGRFKAETRSFYISVLTDPSMGGTLASWASLGHVAYAEPGAMIGFAGQRVSAQVQSGKVPANYQSSEFQLEHGQADAIVHRKDLKDTIARTLQWAA
- a CDS encoding arginine deiminase-related protein, with translation MCANARPRILMCSPEYFGVEYVINPWMADQTGKVRPREAMSQWSALYDALSPLADITCIAPSPHQPDMVFTANAGMVFGDRFVPSRFRHQERAGEEAHFACWAEHAAYAITPLPDDVFFEGAGDALYDRGRPVLWLGYGFRTGLPAASALRDIVEPSGLSVQPLRLVDPRFYHLDTCFCPISGGRLLYYPPAFDPESVRRIEGAVPEDQRLAVSEEDAEAFACNAVCLNGAIVMNRATSGLKARLGEWGLRCVETPLGEFMRAGGAARCLTLRLDEPEPVAA
- a CDS encoding ribonuclease J, with the translated sequence MDDEMETATPTGAAKAGTNYHAQLIPETEPYTALSIIPLGGACEIGKNMTVYEQGNDIIVVDCGLMFPQAEQLGVDVVIPDISYLLMHQAKVRAIFLTHGHEDHIGALPYVLAQINVPIYATRLTMALIKSKFDEYDMWDDIEAHEVQDSETVKAGAFEVQFIHVAHSIPDACSLAIRTEMGTVIQTSDFKFDQTPVDNRPSDYATFSRYGDEGVLALVSDTTNVVRAGHTPSERTVVKALDEIFRTATGRIILATFASNINRVGQVIKVAEKHGRKVAVVGRSMEKNVKIAIALGYIEAQDGTLITAGQVEQQPASQVAIITTGSQGEPLAALSRMATDDHKKIQIDPGDTVVLSSTPIPGNENEVYRVVNNLFRLGANVIYSEQNPGIHVSGHGSRDELTMMINLTRPQYLVPVHGEYRHVVTFGRMAADLGFKPDQVLAPEVGDILEFTDEGAEIVGRVPSSGSVMVDGIGVGDVGDVVLRDRRHLADEGIVIVTLALHSATGDIVSAPDIVSRGFVLETESEDLYERAKEVVLKELADIEPDYTGEWTVVKTDLRRALNKFFRAETRRQPMVLPVIVEV
- the rnd gene encoding ribonuclease D; this translates as MLIESKRDLVIFCNDIADAPALFLDTEFVGEGRYYPDIGAIQVGTPDVAALVDPIAIPDLSPLLELLANENTIKVFHAANQDLAIFYRLMGRAMRPIWDTQLAAALLGSDEQIAFVNLVERLTGKRLRKEHSFTNWLQRPLAAGQVEYALDDVRYLIPVYEEQRRQMEELGRLDWATEEFARLERDETWAPADPTTLYLRIRNVDRLNGRTLAILRELVAWREDTARNDNIPAGRIARDEVLVELARRPPPDARHLRDIRGLTAQQADRYGRQMIEAVVEGGRAAPPPAPTRQSFPSAMEPTVDFLFVCLRSLAVEKSVATGMVATRGDMSQLAVRGEEADIALMRGWRRKAFGDDLLATLEGKATARIIPETREVHLEWRRD
- a CDS encoding CvpA family protein, with translation MNWVDGVILGIVIVYALTGLRRGFLAGFAEVLTIFVAFGVAIELFRPLGSTLSHARGWRPGITQGVAFVLLWLGVQLVLGQAVHWWHKRLPEETRKAQANRILGLLPAGMKGLVAAALFATMLSLSPGGSASSDAEASRLGPPMVSVVMASEKAAYNTFGDAISEIQDLYGPSGEVLGSRGLQFKTTHVAPDPVAEAAMLGLLNAEREKRHLKPLTADERLRKIARRHSADMLAKGYFAHNSPDGTTPFTRMQDAGITYRVAGENLALALTVETAHDRLMRSKGHRDNILDPEFGKVGIGAMRTDVRGTMFTQDFTD
- the panD gene encoding aspartate 1-decarboxylase, translated to MTLLSILKSKIHRATVTDCCIDYVGSVGIDEDLMERTELQPNEHVHVWNVTNGARLETYVIPCPRGSGVISLNGAAAHHAKVGDKVIIASFCLTDAPSKPKMVLVDENNRFASWLDSEPPLTALEV
- a CDS encoding beta-L-arabinofuranosidase domain-containing protein; protein product: MSLYPVNRPPLKAEALIPLPLGSVKPLGWLLDQCRVQANGLTGHLEEFWPDVGPDSMWLGGETEGWERGPYYLDGLIALAYVLDDDRLKAMAKRWTDSILGMQTADGWIGPVQALDRKPYDQWPVAIVLKALTQHFEATGDERVLTVMTGFARYLKDTLDERPLFDWGQHRWADLAISLLWLYRQTGEAWIADVADTVRKQGYDWRDHFENFRYTVKTPPEDCTRDNHVVNSAMAVKSGGTAWSITGDDGDRASVYRTMEMLDEYHGQVTGVFTGDEHYAGKDPSQGTELCAVVEYMYSLELLTACLGDPAFGDRLERIAYNALPATFTPDMWAHQYDQQVNQVLCTVAPRQWTNNLPDSNTYGLEPNFGCCTANYHQGWPKLVAHMWMATLDGGLAVVAYGPSVVKAKVAGGVDVTISETTAYPFAGSIRLTVSIAEATTFPLLVRVPAWVKGASITVNGTPLEDVKAGTYHRIEREWKDKDVVDIYLPIETRVERRYHNAASIVRGPLVFALQMGEEFRKLKGEEPHADWEVFPTTPWNYALDVKAGFTTETRPLGPVPFAPESAPVVLHAKAKRLPGWDLVENSAGPLPQSPVTSEEPLEDVLLIPYGSTNLRIGEFPTL